AACAACAATTTACCGTAAAAGTACCTTTGATTGAAGCTCCATGACAAGAATTCTAATTATTGAGGATGAAGAGCCAGCCGGGCAGTATTTAACTCAACTTATTCAAAAAATTGACCCGAAAACGGAAATTCTGGATGTACTGGAAAGCGTTGAAAACGCTGTATGCTGGCTCGGAAACAATCCTGTGCCGGACCTGATTTTCCTCGACGTACAACTCGGAGACGGTACCTGTTTTCAGATTTTTGAACAAATTTCTATCGGCTGTCCTGTCATTTTCACCACAGCTCACGATGAGTACGCGATGCGTGCTTTTAAACTCAACAGCATTGACTACCTCCTTAAACCAATCCGGCAGGAGGCCCTGAAATTCAGTCTCGACAAGTACTACCAATTGAATGAAGAGAATGCGATCACCAAAGTACGGTACCTCGAAGAGCTAATGCATTCGCAGATTTTAAATCGCAAAAATCCCAGAAGGAGCTTCCTGGTGCCGTACCGCGACAAACTGATCCCCCTCAAAGACATTGATTTTGCCTGGCTCACGATCCGTAACAGTGTGGTAGTCACGACGCTTCACGACGACAGGAATTTTGTACTGGACAAATCACTCGAAGAACTGGAAAATCAGCTGGACCCCGCCAACTTTTTCAGGGCCAACCGACAGTTCATTATTTCACGCCAATGCATTACTGAAATTGAACTGTACTTTAATGGCAGGCTGCTGGTCCGCACGTCTCCCTCATCGTCCAACCAGATACTGATCAGCAAGGAACGGGTACCGGTTTTCAAGAAGTGGTTTGAAGAACAGGCATAGGTACGGCAAATCTTCCAACTCCGTTTTTATCGGTTTGATCCTTCATATTTTCTGTTTCGCCAAACATTGAAAAAAGTTTTGAAGCCAATTTAAAATCTTGGGGCTTCAAAACTTTTTCTTTTTACCGAGACCGCAATGTATACCGCCCGTGAAATCAAGCTGGGGATCATTCTATCCTTTGCATGGCAAACCCTCCTATTCTTTTTCTTTTACTCCGCCATACTCTGCGGCGTGAGCTACTACACTGGTGTCACATTGGGCATTTCATTTGTTCCAATAGGCCTCATTGGTACCGCAGTGGCATTTTATGTGGGTTTCAAAAACAATTCTTCTTATGAGCGTTTGTGGGAAGCGCGCAGGATATGGGGTTCTATTGTGAATGCGAGCCGCACCTGGGGAACATTGGCCAGCACCTACGTGCAGACGCAGGATGGCGGTGTCGCTAAAACTGCATTGCTACACCGACAGATCGCCTACGTGAATGCACTGAGGATACAACTGCGGTCCAGAAGCGTCTGGAACAGTACGAGTTCCACTGCGCATACGGTCGTGCAGGATCATCATACAGGTGACAATTCTTCATTACAGGATCTGTTGCCCTATTTTCTGTCAGAGAAAGAAACTGCTTACGTTTTGTCCAAGAAGAACCCCGCCACCCACATCATGAAGGCCCAGGCGAGACAGCTGGAAGAGATCTTCAAAAAAGGCGAGATCAATGAGCTGTTTTATTTCCATATGATGAATGTCGTCCAGGAATTTTATAATCAGCAAGGAGCCGCTGAACGCATTAAAAACTTTCCTTTCCCACGTCAATACGCCTATTTCAGCAAGATTTTCGTATGGCTTTTTATTCTGGTACTACCATTCGGGCTAATCAATGAATTTGCAAAACTGGGGCCTAACCTGATCTGGCTGGCAATTCCAAGTTACATCATCATCGGCTGGGTTTTCAATACCATGGAAGTAGTGGGCGATACCAGCGAGAACCCTTTTGAAAACGCGATCAATGATATCCCTATGACGGCCATATGCCGTACCATTGAAATCGATCTCCGCGAAATGCTTGACGAAGATTCGGTACCGGCCGCGATAACACCAGTTCACAATATTTTAATGTAACCATTATGCTCGAACAAGTACGCAGGTATTTCCCCAAGGCTGTTTCATCCAACGATTTTGTAATGAATATTTACAAATCCCTGGAAAGCTACGCCCTCGCGCCTCACCAGATCATGCTCGCCCACTCGATCTGCTCAGACGATGTGAATGCGATCGAATACCCCGAAGAAGGCCGTCAGATGCTGGGGCCGTTTAATATGGGTGGTTTGAATGGATACCCATTCACAGGTCTTACAGGTATGAGCGCTTTTGCGCATCACGTACCGGAAGAAGGCGCTGCCATGGTTTTTTACGCCCCTCACATTGGCGTAAGCGAAAGCGGGGAGCTCGGCAAGATCATCCGCGTCGGGCAGGAAGAAGAATCCAGCTGCTGTGGTGCCGCAGTACTGGCGCTCAACAGACTAAAAAACAACGAAATAGTACCCGGCGACAAACCCGTCGACGACTATCAGCAACACTGTCTTCAAGAGTTTTTGTACAACAAAAAACAGCGGGTA
The genomic region above belongs to Dyadobacter pollutisoli and contains:
- a CDS encoding LytR/AlgR family response regulator transcription factor, with product MTRILIIEDEEPAGQYLTQLIQKIDPKTEILDVLESVENAVCWLGNNPVPDLIFLDVQLGDGTCFQIFEQISIGCPVIFTTAHDEYAMRAFKLNSIDYLLKPIRQEALKFSLDKYYQLNEENAITKVRYLEELMHSQILNRKNPRRSFLVPYRDKLIPLKDIDFAWLTIRNSVVVTTLHDDRNFVLDKSLEELENQLDPANFFRANRQFIISRQCITEIELYFNGRLLVRTSPSSSNQILISKERVPVFKKWFEEQA
- a CDS encoding bestrophin family protein, whose product is MYTAREIKLGIILSFAWQTLLFFFFYSAILCGVSYYTGVTLGISFVPIGLIGTAVAFYVGFKNNSSYERLWEARRIWGSIVNASRTWGTLASTYVQTQDGGVAKTALLHRQIAYVNALRIQLRSRSVWNSTSSTAHTVVQDHHTGDNSSLQDLLPYFLSEKETAYVLSKKNPATHIMKAQARQLEEIFKKGEINELFYFHMMNVVQEFYNQQGAAERIKNFPFPRQYAYFSKIFVWLFILVLPFGLINEFAKLGPNLIWLAIPSYIIIGWVFNTMEVVGDTSENPFENAINDIPMTAICRTIEIDLREMLDEDSVPAAITPVHNILM